One Glaciihabitans arcticus DNA window includes the following coding sequences:
- a CDS encoding mandelate racemase/muconate lactonizing enzyme family protein: MKITGYRCLRTYRDWGRPVGDVNGFIGSGVTEVPVVLLETDIGITGVGIGSDSGIDTLFPAIEGEDPRSVNALYDRMLSQVFKSGHSGAVFGGIGTLDAALWDLKAKAAGEPLWRLLGARDRFVPGYASGLDIALDDEALATFYRSMSERGFTAGKLKGGRDVDTDIRRLRIIADELGRNTSRPALMLDSNESWNLKQAVRYVSAIEEQLDLTWIEEPLRRWDATGHARLSSSIKAAVATGENLTGLEQFTPLFDEGAIDIVQTGAVWGITHFLRVAYAAHSRHLPMSPVGLTANPAVGHAAAAIPNHLSAEVQDIGAPFGVTISEEYADGGIVLGDQPGSGISIDEDAIIANQLTAPWITHDGPHVRSQRAGLRLVAE; this comes from the coding sequence ATGAAGATCACCGGTTACCGCTGCCTGCGCACCTACCGCGACTGGGGCCGCCCCGTGGGTGACGTCAACGGATTCATCGGATCCGGGGTCACCGAGGTGCCCGTCGTGCTGCTCGAGACCGACATCGGCATCACCGGCGTCGGCATCGGGTCCGACAGCGGAATCGACACCCTCTTCCCCGCCATCGAAGGCGAGGATCCGCGCAGCGTCAACGCGCTCTACGACCGCATGCTCTCCCAGGTCTTCAAGTCCGGCCACTCAGGCGCGGTCTTCGGCGGCATCGGCACCCTGGACGCCGCGCTCTGGGACCTCAAGGCGAAGGCCGCGGGGGAACCGCTGTGGCGCCTGCTCGGTGCCCGCGATCGCTTTGTGCCCGGCTATGCATCCGGCCTCGACATCGCGCTCGACGACGAGGCGCTCGCGACCTTCTACCGCTCCATGTCCGAGCGCGGCTTCACCGCCGGCAAGCTCAAGGGCGGGCGGGACGTCGACACCGACATCCGCCGCCTGCGCATCATCGCCGACGAGCTGGGGCGCAACACCTCCCGCCCGGCCCTGATGCTCGACTCGAACGAGTCCTGGAATCTCAAGCAGGCCGTGCGCTACGTCTCGGCGATCGAGGAGCAGCTCGACCTCACCTGGATCGAGGAGCCGCTGCGTCGCTGGGATGCAACGGGCCACGCCCGCCTCAGCTCGAGCATCAAGGCCGCCGTCGCGACCGGCGAGAATCTCACCGGTCTCGAGCAGTTCACCCCGCTCTTCGACGAGGGTGCCATCGATATCGTGCAGACGGGTGCGGTGTGGGGAATCACGCACTTCCTCCGGGTCGCGTACGCGGCACACTCGCGACACCTGCCGATGAGCCCGGTGGGCCTCACGGCGAACCCGGCCGTCGGCCACGCCGCGGCGGCCATCCCGAATCACCTGTCTGCGGAGGTGCAGGACATCGGCGCACCGTTCGGCGTCACCATCTCGGAGGAGTACGCCGACGGCGGCATTGTGCTCGGCGACCAGCCCGGTTCGGGCATCTCGATCGACGAGGACGCGATCATCGCCAACCAGCTCACCGCGCCGTGGATCACCCATGACGGGCCTCACGTGCGGTCCCAGCGGGCCGGCCTGCGCCTCGTCGCTGAATAA
- a CDS encoding L-rhamnose mutarotase, with translation MTAVAPLRFGMAARLRPEKRVEYLDLHAAAWPGVEAMITECGIRNFTIYVLGDVIFGYYEYVGDDFEADQAKMAADPETQQWWARTAPCQLPFEPDAAEPNWQIMTEAWHLD, from the coding sequence ATGACGGCCGTCGCACCGCTCCGGTTCGGGATGGCGGCGCGCCTCCGCCCCGAGAAGCGGGTGGAGTATCTCGACCTGCACGCGGCCGCATGGCCGGGCGTGGAGGCGATGATCACCGAGTGCGGCATCCGGAACTTCACGATCTATGTGCTGGGCGACGTGATCTTCGGCTACTACGAATATGTCGGAGACGACTTCGAGGCTGACCAGGCGAAGATGGCGGCGGACCCCGAGACGCAGCAGTGGTGGGCGCGCACGGCGCCCTGCCAGCTGCCGTTCGAGCCCGACGCGGCCGAGCCGAACTGGCAGATCATGACCGAGGCCTGGCACCTCGACTGA